The following coding sequences lie in one Streptomyces venezuelae genomic window:
- a CDS encoding ABC transporter permease, producing the protein MATVTDTVAVPPRAELGRGRLYLRRFLRNRLAVAGVVIFALLVLFSLFGGLFTSYTHTDADFTALTRPPSDVHWFGTNQGGNDIYASAVHGLRRSLVIAVSVSVLTIVVAAVVGAGAAYFGGRVERLTLAVIHFLLIVPSFLILALVSNHLAGDWRALILVLTLFGWMSTARVIWSVSTSLRERDYVTAAEFMGVHPLRIILRHIIPNLGSLLIVNLTLGVVATVLSETALSFLGFGVQTPDVSLGTMLADGATTITSAPWLFAFPAGLVVLLTVSMTFIGDGLRDALDPTSVTGAAGGRR; encoded by the coding sequence ATGGCGACCGTGACCGATACCGTTGCCGTCCCGCCGCGTGCGGAGCTCGGGCGCGGCCGGCTCTACCTGCGCCGCTTCCTGCGCAACCGCCTCGCCGTCGCCGGGGTCGTGATCTTCGCGCTGCTCGTGCTGTTCAGCCTCTTCGGCGGCCTGTTCACGTCCTACACCCACACCGACGCCGACTTCACCGCCCTCACCCGACCGCCGAGCGACGTGCACTGGTTCGGCACCAACCAGGGCGGCAACGACATCTACGCCAGCGCGGTGCACGGCCTGCGGCGGTCGCTGGTGATCGCCGTGAGCGTGTCCGTCCTGACGATCGTCGTCGCCGCGGTCGTCGGCGCGGGGGCCGCGTACTTCGGCGGCCGGGTGGAGAGGCTGACGCTCGCCGTCATCCACTTCCTGCTGATCGTCCCCTCGTTCCTCATCCTCGCCCTGGTCTCCAACCACCTCGCCGGTGACTGGCGCGCCCTCATCCTCGTGCTGACCCTGTTCGGGTGGATGTCCACGGCCCGGGTCATCTGGTCCGTCTCCACGTCGCTGCGCGAGCGGGACTACGTGACGGCGGCGGAGTTCATGGGTGTACATCCCCTGCGCATCATCCTGCGCCACATCATCCCCAACCTCGGCTCCCTGCTCATCGTCAACCTGACGCTCGGCGTCGTGGCGACCGTGCTCAGCGAGACCGCGCTCTCGTTCCTCGGGTTCGGCGTCCAGACGCCGGACGTCTCCCTCGGCACGATGCTCGCCGACGGAGCGACCACCATCACCAGCGCACCCTGGCTCTTCGCCTTCCCGGCAGGCCTCGTCGTCCTGCTCACCGTGTCGATGACCTTCATCGGCGACGGACTGCGCGACGCCCTCGACCCCACCTCTGTGACCGGCGCGGCGGGAGGCCGACGATGA
- a CDS encoding ABC transporter permease: MRKAGGWLLMIAVATNATYLLASWFLDPRANYKELRPARSEAQISHALAPYNLDPGVPLVQRWWNWLTSVTLHFDWGRSPTGVSVNGEVGHRALVSAELVVTATVLSVVIGVALAVYTAARQYGPADRVSQAISIALFNVPTPVAALAVVFVAIWLNQHAGFHFLYVAGENSPDVEGLLPTLGDRLLHLILPTLTLTLMGYVNYHLTQRSLLLDTVNADFVRTAQATGLTRSQAVRRHALRAALIPTAASVAFSVPAVFTGAVITESIFGWNGMGRYFSQTISQNDVHGAVATAAFAAVLTAVGAILADIATVFLDPRVRVN, from the coding sequence ATGCGCAAGGCGGGTGGCTGGCTCCTGATGATCGCGGTCGCGACCAACGCGACGTACCTCCTGGCCAGTTGGTTCCTCGACCCGCGTGCGAACTACAAGGAGCTGCGGCCCGCCCGCAGCGAGGCGCAGATCTCCCACGCCCTCGCCCCGTACAACTTGGACCCCGGCGTGCCGTTGGTGCAGCGGTGGTGGAACTGGCTCACCTCCGTGACCCTCCACTTCGACTGGGGCCGGTCGCCCACCGGCGTCTCCGTCAACGGTGAGGTGGGCCACCGCGCGCTGGTCAGCGCCGAGTTGGTCGTCACGGCGACCGTGCTGTCCGTCGTGATCGGTGTCGCGCTCGCCGTCTACACCGCCGCGCGTCAGTACGGTCCTGCCGACCGCGTCTCGCAGGCGATATCCATCGCCCTGTTCAACGTCCCGACGCCCGTCGCGGCGCTCGCCGTGGTCTTCGTCGCCATCTGGCTCAACCAGCACGCCGGATTCCACTTCCTGTACGTCGCCGGGGAGAACTCGCCCGACGTGGAGGGACTGCTCCCGACGCTCGGTGACCGCCTCCTCCACCTGATCCTGCCGACGCTCACGCTGACGCTCATGGGGTACGTGAATTATCACCTGACACAGCGGTCCCTGCTGCTCGACACGGTCAACGCGGACTTCGTGCGCACGGCCCAGGCCACCGGCCTGACACGGAGCCAGGCCGTGCGCAGACACGCGCTGCGCGCCGCGCTGATCCCGACGGCGGCCTCCGTGGCGTTCAGCGTGCCCGCCGTCTTCACCGGCGCCGTCATCACCGAGTCGATCTTCGGCTGGAACGGCATGGGCCGCTACTTCAGCCAGACCATCAGCCAGAACGACGTGCACGGCGCGGTCGCGACGGCCGCGTTCGCCGCGGTACTGACCGCGGTCGGCGCGATCCTCGCGGACATCGCCACGGTCTTCCTCGACCCGAGAGTGCGGGTGAACTGA
- a CDS encoding ABC transporter ATP-binding protein yields the protein MTLTTTRHDGPSPVGAAAPVLSVRDLRISFPSEAGPVEAVRGVSFDLLPGRTLGIVGESGSGKSATAMGIMGLLPPTADVRGQVRLGDQELTGLDDRALSRIRGNAIGMVFQDPLSALTPIFSVGRLLSDALRVHQNLPKKAAWEQAVELLDLVGIPDARRRAASFPHQFSGGMRQRVVIAMAIANRPRVLVADEPTTALDVTVQAQILDVLRLAQRETGAGLVLITHDLGVVAGHADDVAVMYAGRFVEKADVHGLFRRPTMPYTTRLLAAVPTVDGGVRRPLVPIGGEPPTLSGLPDGCPFASRCAVALDACRAEEPELRHVTGHGDVACLRAAEIADGTLDPAGGAVPAAGEADSGRVADGDVVLRVEDLVKTFPVTKGAFLKRRVGTLHAVNGVGFELRAGETLGLVGESGSGKTTTLMEVLRLRRPEGGRIEVGGIEVGAAGTGVTAASGGRGRTLRHDVQIVMQDPMGALDPRLTVHHLLAEPLRAVGSDRDAIRSRVHELLSLVGLDPAVSDRFPAALSGGQRQRVGIARALATDPKLLALDEPLSALDVSVQAGVINLLGRLKRELGLAYLMVAHDLAVVRYICDRIAVMYLGHIVESGDTETLFSDPKHPYTQALLSAIPIPDPERERTRERIVLDGEQPSATDLPRGCVFVDRCPLYRTAGDDVRERCRTERPATRPVPGQRTHAYACHAA from the coding sequence ATGACACTCACCACGACACGGCACGACGGCCCCTCCCCCGTCGGCGCCGCCGCCCCCGTGCTGTCCGTACGGGATCTGCGGATCTCCTTCCCCTCCGAGGCCGGGCCCGTCGAAGCGGTGCGCGGCGTCAGCTTCGACCTGCTGCCGGGACGCACTCTCGGCATCGTCGGAGAGTCCGGCTCGGGCAAGTCGGCCACCGCGATGGGCATCATGGGGCTGCTGCCGCCCACCGCCGACGTGCGCGGTCAGGTGCGGCTGGGCGACCAGGAGCTGACCGGCCTCGACGACCGGGCGCTTTCGCGGATACGCGGCAACGCCATCGGCATGGTCTTCCAGGACCCCCTGTCCGCGCTCACCCCCATCTTCTCCGTCGGCCGCCTGCTCTCGGACGCGCTGCGGGTCCACCAGAACCTGCCGAAGAAGGCGGCCTGGGAGCAGGCCGTCGAACTGCTCGACCTCGTCGGCATCCCCGACGCGCGGCGCCGGGCCGCGTCCTTCCCGCACCAGTTCTCCGGCGGCATGCGCCAGCGCGTGGTCATCGCCATGGCGATCGCCAACCGGCCGCGGGTGCTGGTGGCCGACGAGCCCACGACCGCGCTCGACGTCACCGTGCAGGCGCAGATCCTCGACGTACTGCGTCTCGCGCAGCGGGAGACCGGCGCCGGGCTCGTCCTGATCACCCACGACCTGGGCGTCGTGGCGGGCCACGCGGACGACGTCGCCGTCATGTACGCGGGGCGCTTCGTGGAGAAGGCGGACGTGCACGGGCTGTTCCGGCGGCCCACGATGCCGTACACCACACGGCTCCTGGCGGCGGTGCCGACCGTGGACGGCGGGGTCCGACGCCCGCTCGTCCCGATCGGCGGCGAGCCGCCCACCCTGTCGGGCCTGCCCGACGGCTGCCCCTTCGCGAGCCGGTGCGCCGTCGCGCTGGACGCGTGCCGCGCCGAGGAACCCGAGCTGCGCCATGTCACCGGGCACGGGGACGTGGCGTGCCTGCGGGCGGCCGAGATCGCGGACGGCACGCTGGACCCGGCCGGGGGCGCCGTGCCTGCCGCCGGGGAGGCGGACTCCGGGCGCGTCGCGGACGGCGATGTGGTGCTGCGCGTCGAGGACCTGGTGAAGACCTTCCCCGTCACCAAGGGCGCGTTCCTCAAGCGCAGGGTCGGCACGCTGCACGCGGTCAACGGGGTCGGCTTCGAGCTGCGGGCCGGGGAGACGCTCGGTCTCGTGGGCGAGTCGGGCAGCGGCAAGACGACGACGCTGATGGAGGTCCTGCGGCTGAGACGGCCGGAGGGCGGGCGGATCGAGGTCGGGGGGATCGAGGTCGGAGCGGCGGGCACGGGTGTCACTGCCGCGTCCGGCGGGCGCGGACGCACCCTGCGGCACGACGTGCAGATCGTCATGCAGGACCCGATGGGCGCCCTGGACCCGCGCCTCACCGTCCACCACCTGCTCGCCGAACCCCTGCGGGCCGTGGGAAGCGACCGCGACGCCATCCGTTCCCGCGTCCACGAACTGCTGTCACTCGTCGGTCTCGACCCCGCGGTGAGCGACCGTTTCCCGGCCGCGCTCTCGGGCGGCCAGCGCCAGCGCGTAGGCATCGCCCGCGCCCTGGCCACGGACCCGAAACTGCTCGCCCTCGACGAGCCGCTCTCCGCCCTGGACGTGTCGGTACAGGCCGGGGTGATCAACCTGCTCGGCCGGCTCAAGCGTGAGCTGGGCCTCGCCTACCTCATGGTCGCCCACGATCTCGCCGTAGTCCGCTACATCTGCGACCGCATCGCGGTGATGTACCTGGGGCACATCGTCGAGTCCGGTGACACGGAGACGCTCTTCTCCGACCCGAAACACCCGTACACACAGGCGCTCCTGTCGGCGATCCCGATACCCGACCCGGAGCGCGAGCGCACCCGTGAACGGATCGTCCTGGACGGCGAACAGCCCAGCGCCACGGACCTGCCGCGCGGCTGCGTGTTCGTCGACCGCTGCCCGCTGTACCGGACCGCCGGCGACGACGTCAGGGAGCGCTGCCGTACGGAACGCCCCGCGACCAGGCCGGTGCCGGGGCAGCGCACGCACGCATACGCCTGCCACGCCGCGTAA
- a CDS encoding glycosyl hydrolase family 18 protein: protein MSLRRPLRRPLRRSLIAVLAVFALALAGLAALAAPAVAAAKLTATFVSEGSGTSWTGKFVVKNSGDTAVSTWSLEFDLPDGVTISDHTHGTAEIKGKHVVVTPAYYNARVPAGRDTEPYSYTFRGSGQLKPPTGCLINGDKCDGTAAVPPKAPTNLSVADATARTVSLKWTAAAQGDFPVASYEVLRGTDVVAASATTQATVRGLEPATAYQFSVRAKDSRGNTGEASAPVGATTVDPATDTVPPTAPRNLRSSDVTSSTVKLAWDAATDNQRVAAYDVYRGTTLVESLPADTLTSTVTGLTPDTEYSFTVKARDAADNASSASNTLTVTTKESVGQGGYAKVGYFVQWGIYGRQYFVRDLETSGAAGKLDVINYAFANIDPKNLTCLNGVTKGTTQNPQDPNQGDGAGDAEADYGRAFPAGQSVDGVADDGWGKLRGNFNQLKKLKAKHPNLKVVVSLGGWTYSKYFSDVAKTDESRKKFVKSCIDMYIKGNLPAYNGAGGDGVAAGIFDGFDLDWEWPGSPDGHPGNHWSTDDKANNTALIAEFRKQLDALGGSHRLLTAFTPADPKKINEGWELKEVFKYLDFGNVQGYDFHGAGSDNSWEPNRTGHQANLYKDAQSPYPTDFSIDDAVKAYTDQGIKPRKLTIGFPFYGRGWQQVADGGAHGEWQSANGAAPGQFQEEAGTRGYDNLVAAFPNLTVYHDEQSISTYGYTGANGQWWSFDDAWSIEKKTQYIKSKGLLGGMIWEMSGDTSNNTLFNALDRGLK from the coding sequence GTGTCCCTACGCAGACCCCTACGCAGACCTTTACGCAGATCCCTCATCGCCGTACTGGCCGTCTTCGCACTGGCGCTGGCCGGACTCGCCGCACTCGCGGCCCCCGCCGTCGCGGCCGCCAAGCTCACCGCCACCTTCGTCAGCGAGGGCAGCGGCACCTCCTGGACCGGCAAGTTCGTCGTGAAGAACAGCGGCGACACGGCGGTCAGCACCTGGTCCCTCGAGTTCGACCTGCCCGACGGCGTCACCATCAGCGACCACACCCACGGCACCGCCGAGATCAAGGGCAAGCACGTCGTCGTGACGCCCGCCTATTACAACGCCCGTGTCCCCGCGGGCCGCGACACCGAGCCGTACAGCTACACCTTCCGCGGCAGCGGCCAGCTCAAGCCGCCCACCGGCTGCCTCATCAACGGCGACAAGTGCGACGGCACCGCGGCCGTGCCCCCGAAGGCGCCCACGAACCTGAGCGTCGCCGACGCCACCGCCCGTACCGTCAGCCTGAAGTGGACGGCGGCCGCGCAAGGTGACTTCCCCGTCGCCTCGTACGAGGTGCTGCGCGGCACCGACGTCGTCGCGGCCAGCGCCACCACCCAGGCCACGGTGCGCGGCCTCGAACCCGCGACCGCCTACCAGTTCAGCGTCCGCGCCAAGGACTCGCGCGGCAACACCGGCGAGGCGAGCGCCCCGGTCGGCGCCACGACCGTGGACCCGGCGACCGACACCGTGCCCCCCACCGCGCCCCGCAACCTCCGCTCCAGTGACGTCACGTCGAGCACCGTGAAGCTCGCCTGGGACGCGGCCACCGACAACCAGCGCGTCGCCGCGTACGACGTCTACCGCGGCACGACCCTCGTGGAGAGCCTCCCCGCCGACACCCTCACCAGCACGGTGACCGGCCTGACGCCCGACACGGAGTACTCCTTCACCGTCAAGGCGCGGGACGCCGCCGACAACGCCTCTTCCGCGAGCAACACCCTGACCGTCACCACCAAGGAATCCGTCGGCCAGGGCGGCTACGCCAAGGTCGGCTACTTCGTGCAGTGGGGCATCTACGGCCGCCAGTACTTCGTCCGTGACCTGGAGACGTCCGGCGCCGCGGGCAAGCTCGACGTCATCAACTACGCCTTCGCCAACATCGACCCCAAGAACCTCACCTGCCTCAACGGCGTCACCAAGGGCACCACGCAGAACCCCCAGGACCCCAACCAGGGCGACGGAGCCGGGGACGCCGAGGCCGACTACGGCCGCGCCTTCCCCGCCGGACAGTCCGTGGACGGCGTCGCCGACGACGGCTGGGGCAAGCTGCGCGGCAACTTCAACCAGCTGAAGAAGCTCAAGGCCAAGCACCCGAACCTCAAGGTCGTCGTCTCGCTCGGCGGCTGGACCTACTCCAAGTACTTCTCCGACGTCGCCAAGACGGACGAATCACGGAAGAAGTTCGTCAAGTCCTGCATCGACATGTACATCAAGGGCAACCTGCCCGCGTACAACGGAGCGGGCGGTGACGGCGTCGCCGCCGGCATCTTCGACGGCTTCGACCTGGACTGGGAGTGGCCCGGATCGCCGGACGGCCACCCCGGCAACCACTGGAGCACGGACGACAAGGCCAACAACACCGCCCTGATCGCCGAGTTCCGCAAGCAGCTCGACGCGCTCGGCGGCAGCCACCGGCTGCTCACCGCCTTCACCCCGGCCGACCCCAAGAAGATCAACGAGGGCTGGGAGCTCAAGGAGGTCTTCAAGTACCTGGACTTCGGCAACGTCCAGGGCTACGACTTCCACGGCGCGGGCAGCGACAACTCCTGGGAACCCAACCGCACGGGCCACCAGGCCAACCTGTATAAGGACGCACAGAGCCCGTACCCCACCGACTTCAGCATCGACGACGCCGTGAAGGCGTACACCGACCAGGGCATCAAGCCGCGCAAGCTGACCATCGGCTTCCCGTTCTACGGGCGCGGCTGGCAGCAGGTCGCCGACGGCGGCGCGCACGGCGAGTGGCAGAGCGCCAACGGCGCCGCGCCCGGCCAGTTCCAGGAGGAGGCGGGCACGCGCGGCTACGACAACCTGGTCGCCGCCTTCCCGAACCTGACCGTCTACCACGACGAACAGTCCATCTCCACGTACGGCTACACCGGGGCGAACGGCCAGTGGTGGTCCTTCGACGACGCCTGGTCCATCGAGAAGAAGACCCAGTACATCAAGTCCAAGGGTCTGCTCGGCGGAATGATTTGGGAGATGTCGGGAGACACCTCGAACAACACGCTGTTCAACGCCTTGGATCGCGGCCTGAAGTAA